In one window of Tripterygium wilfordii isolate XIE 37 chromosome 1, ASM1340144v1, whole genome shotgun sequence DNA:
- the LOC119996012 gene encoding uncharacterized protein LOC119996012 produces the protein MIHDALLQINFIFTRKYYLVDAGYPNRIGYLAPYRGERYHSSQFENGRRASGPHEVFNHAHSSLRNVIERTFGVTKNRWPILRNMRSFPFPIQVEIVIACMALHNYIRLRVTDDDEFMEIDEEPSCSYEEGPSNATAAENVGDSDLRDDHTMTRVWDLIANKLVRRRERN, from the coding sequence ATGATACATGATGCTCTACtacaaattaatttcatttttacaAGAAAGTATTATCTAGTAGATGCAGGATATCCTAACAGGATTGGTTATCTTGCCCCATATAGAGGTGAAAGATATCATTCGTCTCAATTTGAAAATGGCCGCCGAGCATCGGGACCTCATGAGGTATTCAACCATGCACACTCATCGCTTCGAAATGTCATAGAAAGAACTTTTGGGGTAACAAAGAATAGGTGGCCGATTCTGAGAAATATGCGGTCATTCCCGTTCCCGATTCAAGTGGAAATTGTGATAGCGTGCATGGCACTTCACAATTATATTCGATTAAGGGTGACAGATGATGACGAGTTCATGGAAATCGATGAAGAACCAAGTTGTTCATATGAAGAAGGTCCTAGTAACGCTACTGCGGCAGAGAATGTAGGGGATTCGGATCTACGTGACGACCATACAATGACGCGTGTTTGGGATCTTATTGCAAACAAACTTGTCCGTCGGAGGGAGCGTAATTGA
- the LOC119996022 gene encoding uncharacterized protein LOC119996022: MGEIGVQSQYGRATAILKKMLHEQHLSTDLYLFAVDLLRDNMNSEFFIDCDDVLRLPFIERKFTQYQNGKNFAGLDTVNMVGDDNRRSEREWIARFVVVVCATAAAIRYYGSRGSYIDKVPCRTSALQGYQWVTEILRGHPARCSQLFRMRKEIFRELCIDLRDKYMLPTTNTIQIPEMVGMFLFTLGQGASNRLLQECFQHSGETISRIFREVLQSVYLMSIDLIKPRENQFDTVPSRIRNDPKYRPFKDCIGAIDGTHIPAVIPKDERGRFIGRKGFTTQNVMAVCDFDMLYIFISAGWEGSAHDARVFQDAITDESLHFPHPPPSKS; encoded by the exons ATGGGAGAAATTGGAGTGCAAAGCCAGTATGGTAGAGCTACTGCAATTCTGAAGAAAATGTTACATGAACAACATTTGAGTACAGATTTGTATTTATTTGCAGTGGACTTGTTGCGGGACAACATGAACAGCGAATTCTTTATCGACTGTGATGATGTACTGCGATTGCCTTTTATAGAGAGGAAGTTTACTCAATATCAGAATGGGAAAAACTTCGCCG GATTGGACACTGTTAACATGGTTGGTGATGACAATAGACGATCAGAACGTGAATGGATAGCGCGGTTTGTAGTAGTTGTGTGTGCTACAGCAGCTGCCATCCGCTATTACGGCTCCCGTGGATCATACATTGATAAGGTTCCGTGTAGGACATCAGCTTTACAGGGTTATCAATGGGTGACAGAAATTCTGAGAGGACACCCAGCTAGATGTTCACAACTTTTCAGGATGAGGAAAGAAATTTTTAGAGAGTTATGCATCGATCTAAGAGACAAATATATGTTACCGACCACGAACACCATTCAAATTCCGGAAATGGTTGGTATGTTCCTCTTTACTTTGGGGCAGGGTGCTAGTAATAGATTGTTGCAAGAATGCTTTCAGCATTCCGGCGAAACAATTAGCCGGATTTTCAGGGAGGTTCTACAAAGCGTCTACCTAATGTCCATCGACCTTATCAAACCGAGGGAGAACCAGTTCGATACAGTACCTTCTAGGATTAGGAATGACCCTAAATATAGGCCATTTAAGGACTGTATTGGTGCGATTGATGGTACTCATATTCCAGCCGTCATTCCCAAGGATGAGAGAGGTCGATTCATAGGGAGGAAAGGATTTACTACACAGAATGTGATGGCCGTGTGCGACTTTGACATGTTGTATATTTTTATCTCGGCTGGGTGGGAGGGATCTGCACACGATGCGCGGGTATTTCAGGATGCAATTACAGATGAATCGTTACACTTTCCGCATCCACCTCCGAGTAAGTCATAA
- the LOC119996030 gene encoding uncharacterized protein LOC119996030, with amino-acid sequence MSSCVIQSGGHSGSAKRSVGSQRAAKRHSVGSGSAATRTAVPLASDPLHGGAYLPLTLTLKKKEKKKKNLLFLLDRDPSSLLPIVLCALYLRSPSSLYSHLHPDLYTLQWIQKLELLCVHSFTHLLIDLYTSVDPESEASLSQQLHLPASRSVDLSRSIHITASYLCPQLQSFGEIHLLTSFSSYPLVLGSRIPKIEWEDLIVKFNAKTKLCWPKHALKNRWDALRKDWTLWTKMMSKDTGIGWNPELGTVDATNEWWEERFKENKEYAKFRKHGFKFKQELEFCFAGTYATGAYRRAPSSGVVQTQNTSVRIENQNQEDSDGFQAWFDDEPYVPDPPLQDLNIDISPVRVVNEHHDEVYSTATSPLKVQSVTPTHTNGSFRKRSSQMSGSRIRKKQATNKDEHMVELVQAV; translated from the exons ATGTCGTCATGTGTAATTCAG agcggtggCCACAGCGGATCCGCTAAGAGATCCGTTGGCAGCCAACGCGCTGCCAAACGACACAGCGTTGGCAGCGGATCCGCTGCCACACGGACAGCGGTTCCGCTAGCATCTGATCCGCTCCATGGGGGAGCTTATTTACCGCTAAcgctaacattaaaaaaaaaagaaaaaaaaaagaaaaacttactTTTTTTATTAGACCGAGATCCATCTTCACTATTACCCATCGTTCTCTGCGCTCTCTACCTTCGATCTCCATCTTCTCTCTACAGCCACCTGCATCCCGATCTATACACCTTACAATGGATCCAGAAACTCGAGCTTCTTTGTGTCCACAGCTTCACCCACCTGTTGATTGATCTCTACACCTCAGTCGATCCAGAATCAGAAGCTTCTTTGAGTCAACAGCTTCACCTACCTGCATCCCGATCTGTAGACCTCAGTCGATCCATTCACATCACAGCTTCTTATTTGTGTCCACAGCTTCAGAGCTTCGGAGAGATTCATTTGCTGACTTCATTTTCCTCTTACCCCCT GGTTCTTGGTAGTCGGATCCCCAAGATTGAATGGGAGGATCTCATTGTCAAATTTAATGCCAAGACAAAATTGTGTTGGCCAAAGCATGCTTTGAAAAACAGATGGGATGCACTCAGAAAGGATTGGACCTTGTGGACGAAAATGATGTCTAAGGATACCGGTATTGGATGGAATCCTGAGTTGGGTACGGTTGATGCTACTAATGAATGGTGGGAAGAAAGATTTAAG GAGAACAAGGAGTATGCCAAGTTTCGCAAACATGGATTCAAGTTCAAACAAGAACTTGAGTTTTGTTTTGCAGGGACGTATGCCACTGGTGCATATCGAAGGGCACCTTCAAGTGGTGTGGTACAGACTCAAAATACATCCGTGCGGATTGAAAATCAGAACCAGGAGGACTCAGATGGTTTTCAGGCATGGTTTGATGATGAACCCTATGTGCCTGATCCACCCTTGCAGGACTTGAACATTGATATCAGCCCAGTACGAGTGGTGAATGAACACCATGATGAGGTCTATTCTACAGCTACGTCCCCGCTAAAAGTTCAGTCAGTAACACCAACACATACAAATGGTAGCTTTCGTAAAAGGTCTTCTCAAATGAGTGGTAGCAGGATTCGCAAGAAGCAAGCCACCAACAAGGATGAACACATGGTTGAGCTGGTACAAGCTGTGTAG